A window from bacterium encodes these proteins:
- the recG gene encoding ATP-dependent DNA helicase RecG, which translates to METGLESVARRMAGPLEALERSGYALADRMPDLEARLLGWLDELGSDSDALGRCRELVRGLDSLPTNRRVDRLRKFTREWREYLKQEACPRPPETPLPTEGWGLDDLAGRPLLYEKGVGPSRYERLKRLGLFTVADLFAYEPRGYQDRSRLVPLDRLRAGDEVSVVGELGSVELIRGFKGRKPRLSALLTGDGGSLVLTWFNALYLADKLKPGRRLVAFGKVSPHDGGALINPDFEFLDTGEDPLAFGRIVPNYGLTEGLGQRYLRTLARRVLELYLPKLEDHLPEEVSAPLGLPGLAEAFERLHYPTDLDAPERARRRLAFDGLFLLQLAVLRERVRLDKTSGAVVEAGGDLVRRALDRLGFDLTGAQKRVLERIRHDLARSRPMNRLLQGDVGSGKTVVALLAMLLAVEAGWQAALMAPTEVLARQHHRTFGHVLNHLGVPCHLVTGSVKDRTRRSALEAIAAGEPGVTIGTTALIQEGVVFPRLGLAVVDEQHRFGVAQRGRLCPPSTNVLVMTATPIPRSLALTVYGDLDSSVIDELPPGRRPVETRWLVGKNGGQAFDFIREEAARGRQAFVVCPLVEESPEKDLAAATVRFDELRDGPLAGLRLGLVHGRLDSLEKERTMRAFRAGALDVLVATTVVEVGIDVPNATVMVVEEAQQFGLSQLHQLRGRVARSPYPARCYLFSGRGLTDAAKRRLRAMTETADGFRLAELDLELRGPGELLGTRQHGLPDAALAALITDRRMLEEAREAALRLLEADPELEAHPRLKRRLESVYGSGELGVVA; encoded by the coding sequence GTGGAGACCGGACTGGAAAGTGTTGCCCGCCGGATGGCCGGCCCCCTGGAGGCCCTCGAGCGAAGCGGATACGCCCTGGCCGACCGGATGCCGGACCTGGAGGCGCGGCTCTTGGGCTGGCTGGACGAGCTCGGATCGGACTCCGACGCCCTTGGACGTTGCCGGGAGCTCGTCAGAGGTCTGGACTCCCTGCCCACCAACCGGCGGGTGGATCGTCTGCGAAAATTCACCCGGGAATGGCGTGAATATCTCAAGCAAGAGGCGTGCCCAAGGCCGCCCGAGACCCCCCTGCCGACGGAGGGGTGGGGCCTGGACGATCTTGCCGGGCGCCCCCTGCTCTACGAGAAGGGTGTCGGTCCCTCCCGGTACGAGCGCCTGAAGAGGCTCGGCCTTTTCACCGTGGCCGATCTTTTCGCCTACGAACCCCGCGGGTACCAGGATCGGTCGCGCCTGGTCCCGCTGGACCGGCTGAGGGCGGGGGATGAGGTCTCTGTGGTCGGCGAGCTCGGGAGCGTGGAGCTCATCCGCGGTTTCAAAGGTCGAAAGCCGCGTCTGAGCGCTCTTTTGACCGGAGACGGCGGGAGCCTCGTCCTCACCTGGTTCAACGCGCTGTACCTGGCGGACAAGCTCAAGCCCGGTCGCCGCCTGGTGGCTTTCGGCAAGGTCAGTCCCCACGACGGCGGCGCTCTCATCAACCCCGATTTCGAGTTCCTGGACACGGGCGAGGACCCCCTGGCCTTCGGGCGCATCGTGCCCAACTACGGCCTGACGGAGGGGCTCGGTCAGCGCTACCTCCGCACGCTTGCCCGCCGCGTTCTCGAGCTGTATCTGCCGAAGCTGGAGGATCACCTTCCCGAAGAGGTGTCGGCGCCCTTGGGGCTACCGGGGCTGGCCGAGGCGTTCGAACGGCTCCACTACCCGACCGACCTCGACGCCCCCGAGAGAGCCCGGCGGCGCCTGGCCTTCGACGGCCTCTTTCTCTTGCAGTTGGCGGTCCTGCGCGAGCGGGTGCGCCTGGATAAAACCTCGGGCGCCGTGGTGGAAGCCGGAGGCGACCTGGTCCGCCGCGCCCTGGACCGGCTGGGCTTCGATCTCACCGGGGCGCAGAAGCGCGTCCTGGAGCGCATCCGTCACGACCTGGCCCGGTCGAGACCCATGAACCGCCTCCTCCAGGGCGACGTGGGCTCGGGGAAGACCGTCGTGGCCCTTCTGGCGATGCTCCTGGCGGTGGAAGCCGGATGGCAGGCGGCACTGATGGCGCCCACCGAGGTACTCGCCCGGCAGCATCACCGTACCTTCGGCCACGTCCTAAACCACCTGGGCGTGCCCTGCCATCTCGTCACGGGAAGCGTGAAGGATCGCACCCGGAGGTCGGCGCTCGAGGCGATTGCGGCCGGCGAGCCCGGCGTAACCATCGGCACCACCGCGCTCATCCAGGAGGGGGTCGTCTTCCCCCGGCTGGGCCTGGCCGTGGTGGACGAGCAGCACCGTTTCGGCGTGGCCCAGCGCGGCAGACTTTGCCCGCCCTCGACCAACGTCCTGGTGATGACGGCCACCCCCATCCCCCGCTCCCTGGCGCTCACCGTTTACGGCGATCTGGATTCCTCGGTCATTGACGAGCTCCCCCCCGGTCGCCGCCCCGTGGAGACTCGATGGCTCGTGGGGAAGAACGGCGGCCAGGCCTTCGATTTCATCCGGGAGGAGGCTGCCCGCGGGCGTCAGGCCTTCGTTGTCTGCCCGCTGGTGGAGGAATCCCCGGAAAAAGACCTCGCCGCCGCCACCGTACGCTTCGACGAGCTCCGGGATGGTCCCCTGGCCGGGTTGAGGCTCGGGCTGGTCCACGGTCGCCTGGATTCCTTGGAGAAGGAAAGGACGATGCGCGCCTTCCGGGCCGGAGCGTTGGACGTTCTGGTCGCAACCACAGTGGTGGAGGTGGGGATAGACGTGCCTAACGCCACGGTGATGGTGGTGGAGGAGGCCCAGCAGTTCGGCCTGTCGCAGCTACACCAGCTCCGGGGTCGGGTGGCCAGAAGCCCGTACCCCGCCCGCTGTTACCTTTTCTCGGGGAGGGGGTTGACCGACGCGGCCAAACGGCGCCTGCGGGCGATGACCGAGACCGCCGACGGCTTCCGCCTGGCCGAGCTGGACCTCGAGCTACGCGGTCCCGGAGAGCTCCTCGGGACGCGGCAGCACGGCCTGCCCGACGCGGCCCTGGCCGCGCTGATCACCGACCGGAGGATGCTCGAGGAAGCTCGGGAAGCGGCGCTCCGCCTACTCGAAGCCGATCCGGAGCTGGAGGCGCACCCCCGGCTCAAGCGGCGCCTGGAATCGGTTTACGGCTCCGGCGAACTGGGCGTCGTGGCCTAG